The following are from one region of the Vulpes vulpes isolate BD-2025 chromosome 14, VulVul3, whole genome shotgun sequence genome:
- the NOP56 gene encoding nucleolar protein 56, producing the protein MVLLHVLFEHAVGYALLALKEVEEISLLLPQVEECVLNLGKFHNIVRLVAFCPFASSQVALENANAVSEGVVHEDLRLLLETHLPSKKKKVLLGVGDPKIGAAIQEELGYNCQTGGVIAEILRGVRLHFHNLVKGLTDLSACKAQLGLGHSYSRAKVKFNVNRVDNMIIQSISLLDQLDKDINTFSMRVREWYGYHFPELVKIINDNATYCRLAQFIGNRRELNEEKLEKLEELTMDGAKAKAILDASRSSMGMDISAIDLINIESFSSRVVSLSEYRQSLHTYLRSKMSQVAPSLSALIGEAVGARLIAHAGSLTNLAKYPASTVQILGAEKALFRALKTRGNTPKYGLIFHSTFIGRAAAKNKGRISRYLANKCSIASRIDCFSEVPTSVFGEKLREQVEERLSFYETGEIPRKNLDVMKEAMVQAEEAAAEMARKLEKQEKKRLKKEKKRLAALALASSENSSTPEEYEETQSERPKKKKKQKPQETPQENGMEDPSVSISKPKKKKSFSKEELVSSDVEETAGNISLPKRKKSFPKEEPVSNAEEAVNRSVPKKKRKFSSKEEPLSSGPEEAAGSKSGSSKKKKKLQKLCQED; encoded by the exons ATG GTGCTGCTGCACGTGCTGTTCGAGCACGCGGTCGGCTACGCGCTGCTGGCGCTCAAGGAGGTGGAGGAGATCAGCCTGCTGCTGCCGCAG GTGGAGGAGTGCGTGCTCAACTTGGGCAAGTTCCACAACATCGTTCGCCTCGTGGCCTTTTGTCCCTTCGCCTCCTCCCAGGTTGCCTTGGAAAATGCCAACGCTGTGTCCGAAG GTGTCGTTCATGAGGACCTCCGCCTGCTTTTGGAGACTCACCTGCCatccaaaaagaagaaagtacTCCTGGGGGTTGGAGACCCCAAGATCGGTGCTGCTATACAAGAAGAGTTAGGGTACAACTGCCAGACTGGAGGCGTGATAGCTGAGATCCTGCGAG GGGTTCGTCTGCACTTCCACAACCTGGTGAAAGGTCTGACAGATCTGTCTGCTTGTAAAGCCCAGTTGGGGCTGGGACACAGCTATTCTCGTGCCAAAGTTAAGTTTAATGTGAACCGGGTGGACAATATGATTATCCAGTCCATCAGCCTCCTGGACCAGCTGGATAAGGACATTAATACTTTTTCCATGCGTGTCAG ggagtggTATGGGTATCACTTTCCTGAACTGGTGAAGATCATCAACGATAATGCTACATACTGCCGCCTTGCTCAGTTCATTGGAAACCGAAGGGAGCTGAATGAGGAGAAGCTTGAGAAGCTAGAAGAGCTGACAATGGATGGGGCCAAGGCTAAGGCTATTCTGGATGCCTCGCGATCCTCCATGG GCATGGACATATCGGCCATCGACCTGATAAACATCGAGAGCTTCTCCAGTCGTGTGGTGTCTTTGTCAGAGTACCGCCAGAGCCTGCATACTTACCTGCGGTCCAAGATGAGCCAAGTAGCCCCCAGCCTCTCAGCCCTAATTGGGGAAGCG GTAGGTGCACGTCTCATTGCTCATGCTGGCAGCCTCACCAACTTGGCCAAGTATCCAGCGTCCACAGTGCAGATCCTTGGGGCTGAAAAGGCCCTGTTCAG AGCCCTGAAGACCAGGGGTAACACTCCAAAATATGGACTCATTTTCCACTCCACCTTCATTGGCCGAGCAGCTGCCAAGAACAAAGGCCGCATCTCCCGATACCTGGCAAACAAATGCAGTATTGCCTCACGAATTGATTGCTTCTCTG AGGTACCCACAAGTGTATTTGGGGAGAAGCTTCGAGAGCAAGTTGAGGAGCGACTATCCTTCTATGAGACAGGAGAGATTCCACGAAAGAATCTGGATGTCATGAAGGAGGCAATGGTTCAG GCAGAGGAAGCGGCTGCTGAGATGGCTAGAAAAttggagaagcaggagaagaaacgcttgaagaaggagaagaaacgGCTAGCCGCCCTTGCCCTCGCATCTTCAGAAAACAGTAGTACCCCAGAGGAGTATGAG GAGACCCAAAGTGAAAGacccaaaaagaagaaaaagcagaagccCCAGGAGACTCCACAGGAGAATGGAATGGAAGACCCATCTGTCTCCATCTCCAAacccaagaaaaagaaatctttttccaAGGAGGAGCTGGTTAGTAGTGATGTTGAAGAGACAGCTGGCAATATAAGTCTTCCCAAGAGGAAGAAATCTTTTCCCAAAGAGGAACCAGTTAGCAATGCTGAAGAGGCAGTAAACAGGAGCGTCcccaagaaaaagaggaaattctcTTCTAAGGAGGAGCCACTTAGCAGTGGACCTGAAGAGGCTGCTGGCAGCAAGAGCGGCAgctccaagaaaaagaaaaagctccagAAACTATGCCAGGAAGATTAG
- the IDH3B gene encoding isocitrate dehydrogenase [NAD] subunit beta, mitochondrial isoform X2: MAALSGVRWLTRVRPGALVAAPNPGAWRSLGTSAVAHAASRSQAEDMRVEGAFPVTMLPGDGVGPELMHAVKEVFKAASVPVEFQEHHLSEVQNMASEEKLEQVLSSMKENKVAIIGKIHTPMEYKGELASYDMRLRRKLDLFANVVHVKSLPGYKTRHNNLDLVIIREQTEGEYSSLEHESARGVIECLKIVTRTKSQRIAKFAFDYATKKGRGKVTAVHKANIMKLGDGLFLQCCEEVAELYPKIKFETMIIDNCCMQLVQNPYQFDVLVMPNLYGNIIDNLAAGLVGGAGVVPGESYSAEYAVFETGARHPFAQAVGRNIANPTAMLLSASNMLRHLNLEYHSNMIADAVKKVIKVGKVRTSDMGGYATCQDFTEAVIGALPHP; this comes from the exons ATGGCGGCTCTGAGTGGTGTCCGCTGGCTGACCCGAGTGAGGCCCGGG GCGCTGGTCGCTGCCCCGAACCCCGGGGCATGGAGGAGCCTGGGTACGTCGGCCGTGGCTCACGCCGCCTCGCGGAGCCAG GCTGAGGACATGAGGGTGGAGGGCGCCTTTCCCGTGACTATGTTGCCTGGAGACGGTGTGGGGCCTGAACTGATGCACGCTGTCAAGGAGGTGTTCAAG GCTGCCTCTGTCCCGGTGGAGTTCCAGGAGCATCACCTGAGCGAGGTGCAGAATATGGCATCTGAGGAGAAGCTGGAGCAGGTGTTGAGCTCTATGAAGGAGAACAAGGTGGCCATCATCG GAAAGATCCATACCCCGATGGAGTATAAGGGGGAGCTAGCCTCCTACGATATGCGGCTGAG GCGTAAGTTGGACTTGTTTGCCAACGTAGTCCATGTGAAATCACTTCCTGGGTACAAGACTCGACACAACAATCTAGATCTAGTGATCATTCGAGAGCAAACAGAAGGGGAATACAGCTCATTGGAACACGAG AGTGCGAGGGGTGTGATTGAATGCTTGAAGATTGTCACTCGAACCAAATCTCAGCGGATTGCAAAGTTTGCCTTTGACTATGCCACTAAGAAGGGGCGGGGCAAGGTCACGGCTGTCCACAAGGCCAACATCAT GAAACTTGGAGATGGGTTGTTCCTGCAGTGCTGTGAGGAAGTTGCTGAACTGTACCCCAAAATCAAGTTTGAGACAATGATCATAGACAACTGCTGCATGCAG CTGGTGCAGAATCCTTACCAGTTTGATGTGTTGGTGATGCCCAATCTCTATGGGAACATTATTGACAATCTGGCTGCTGGCTTGGTTGGGGGAGCTGGTGTGGTCCCTGGTGAGAGCTACAGTGCAGAATATGCCGTCTTTGAGACG GGCGCCCGACACCCATTTGCCCAGGCGGTGGGCAGGAACATAGCCAACCCCACAGCCATGCTTCTATCAGCTTCCAACATGCTGCGGCATCTCAA TCTTGAATATCACTCCAACATGATTGCAGATGCAGTGAAGAAGGTGATCAAAGTTGGCAAG GTTCGAACTTCTGACATGGGTGGCTATGCCACCTGCCAAGACTTCACTGAGGCGGTCATTGGTGCTCTGCCTCACCCATAG
- the IDH3B gene encoding isocitrate dehydrogenase [NAD] subunit beta, mitochondrial isoform X4, whose protein sequence is MAALSGVRWLTRALVAAPNPGAWRSLGTSAVAHAASRSQAEDMRVEGAFPVTMLPGDGVGPELMHAVKEVFKAASVPVEFQEHHLSEVQNMASEEKLEQVLSSMKENKVAIIGKIHTPMEYKGELASYDMRLRRKLDLFANVVHVKSLPGYKTRHNNLDLVIIREQTEGEYSSLEHESARGVIECLKIVTRTKSQRIAKFAFDYATKKGRGKVTAVHKANIMKLGDGLFLQCCEEVAELYPKIKFETMIIDNCCMQLVQNPYQFDVLVMPNLYGNIIDNLAAGLVGGAGVVPGESYSAEYAVFETGARHPFAQAVGRNIANPTAMLLSASNMLRHLNLEYHSNMIADAVKKVIKVGKVRTSDMGGYATCQDFTEAVIGALPHP, encoded by the exons ATGGCGGCTCTGAGTGGTGTCCGCTGGCTGACCCGA GCGCTGGTCGCTGCCCCGAACCCCGGGGCATGGAGGAGCCTGGGTACGTCGGCCGTGGCTCACGCCGCCTCGCGGAGCCAG GCTGAGGACATGAGGGTGGAGGGCGCCTTTCCCGTGACTATGTTGCCTGGAGACGGTGTGGGGCCTGAACTGATGCACGCTGTCAAGGAGGTGTTCAAG GCTGCCTCTGTCCCGGTGGAGTTCCAGGAGCATCACCTGAGCGAGGTGCAGAATATGGCATCTGAGGAGAAGCTGGAGCAGGTGTTGAGCTCTATGAAGGAGAACAAGGTGGCCATCATCG GAAAGATCCATACCCCGATGGAGTATAAGGGGGAGCTAGCCTCCTACGATATGCGGCTGAG GCGTAAGTTGGACTTGTTTGCCAACGTAGTCCATGTGAAATCACTTCCTGGGTACAAGACTCGACACAACAATCTAGATCTAGTGATCATTCGAGAGCAAACAGAAGGGGAATACAGCTCATTGGAACACGAG AGTGCGAGGGGTGTGATTGAATGCTTGAAGATTGTCACTCGAACCAAATCTCAGCGGATTGCAAAGTTTGCCTTTGACTATGCCACTAAGAAGGGGCGGGGCAAGGTCACGGCTGTCCACAAGGCCAACATCAT GAAACTTGGAGATGGGTTGTTCCTGCAGTGCTGTGAGGAAGTTGCTGAACTGTACCCCAAAATCAAGTTTGAGACAATGATCATAGACAACTGCTGCATGCAG CTGGTGCAGAATCCTTACCAGTTTGATGTGTTGGTGATGCCCAATCTCTATGGGAACATTATTGACAATCTGGCTGCTGGCTTGGTTGGGGGAGCTGGTGTGGTCCCTGGTGAGAGCTACAGTGCAGAATATGCCGTCTTTGAGACG GGCGCCCGACACCCATTTGCCCAGGCGGTGGGCAGGAACATAGCCAACCCCACAGCCATGCTTCTATCAGCTTCCAACATGCTGCGGCATCTCAA TCTTGAATATCACTCCAACATGATTGCAGATGCAGTGAAGAAGGTGATCAAAGTTGGCAAG GTTCGAACTTCTGACATGGGTGGCTATGCCACCTGCCAAGACTTCACTGAGGCGGTCATTGGTGCTCTGCCTCACCCATAG
- the IDH3B gene encoding isocitrate dehydrogenase [NAD] subunit beta, mitochondrial isoform X1 — MAALSGVRWLTRVRPGALVAAPNPGAWRSLGTSAVAHAASRSQAEDMRVEGAFPVTMLPGDGVGPELMHAVKEVFKAASVPVEFQEHHLSEVQNMASEEKLEQVLSSMKENKVAIIGKIHTPMEYKGELASYDMRLRRKLDLFANVVHVKSLPGYKTRHNNLDLVIIREQTEGEYSSLEHESARGVIECLKIVTRTKSQRIAKFAFDYATKKGRGKVTAVHKANIMKLGDGLFLQCCEEVAELYPKIKFETMIIDNCCMQLVQNPYQFDVLVMPNLYGNIIDNLAAGLVGGAGVVPGESYSAEYAVFETGARHPFAQAVGRNIANPTAMLLSASNMLRHLNLEYHSNMIADAVKKVIKVGKVRTRDMGGYSTTTDFIKSVIGHLHPHGG; from the exons ATGGCGGCTCTGAGTGGTGTCCGCTGGCTGACCCGAGTGAGGCCCGGG GCGCTGGTCGCTGCCCCGAACCCCGGGGCATGGAGGAGCCTGGGTACGTCGGCCGTGGCTCACGCCGCCTCGCGGAGCCAG GCTGAGGACATGAGGGTGGAGGGCGCCTTTCCCGTGACTATGTTGCCTGGAGACGGTGTGGGGCCTGAACTGATGCACGCTGTCAAGGAGGTGTTCAAG GCTGCCTCTGTCCCGGTGGAGTTCCAGGAGCATCACCTGAGCGAGGTGCAGAATATGGCATCTGAGGAGAAGCTGGAGCAGGTGTTGAGCTCTATGAAGGAGAACAAGGTGGCCATCATCG GAAAGATCCATACCCCGATGGAGTATAAGGGGGAGCTAGCCTCCTACGATATGCGGCTGAG GCGTAAGTTGGACTTGTTTGCCAACGTAGTCCATGTGAAATCACTTCCTGGGTACAAGACTCGACACAACAATCTAGATCTAGTGATCATTCGAGAGCAAACAGAAGGGGAATACAGCTCATTGGAACACGAG AGTGCGAGGGGTGTGATTGAATGCTTGAAGATTGTCACTCGAACCAAATCTCAGCGGATTGCAAAGTTTGCCTTTGACTATGCCACTAAGAAGGGGCGGGGCAAGGTCACGGCTGTCCACAAGGCCAACATCAT GAAACTTGGAGATGGGTTGTTCCTGCAGTGCTGTGAGGAAGTTGCTGAACTGTACCCCAAAATCAAGTTTGAGACAATGATCATAGACAACTGCTGCATGCAG CTGGTGCAGAATCCTTACCAGTTTGATGTGTTGGTGATGCCCAATCTCTATGGGAACATTATTGACAATCTGGCTGCTGGCTTGGTTGGGGGAGCTGGTGTGGTCCCTGGTGAGAGCTACAGTGCAGAATATGCCGTCTTTGAGACG GGCGCCCGACACCCATTTGCCCAGGCGGTGGGCAGGAACATAGCCAACCCCACAGCCATGCTTCTATCAGCTTCCAACATGCTGCGGCATCTCAA TCTTGAATATCACTCCAACATGATTGCAGATGCAGTGAAGAAGGTGATCAAAGTTGGCAAG GTGCGGACTCGAGACATGGGCGGCTACAGCACCACAACCGACTTCATCAAGTCTGTCATcggccacctgcacccccatgggGGCTAG
- the IDH3B gene encoding isocitrate dehydrogenase [NAD] subunit beta, mitochondrial isoform X3, with protein sequence MAALSGVRWLTRALVAAPNPGAWRSLGTSAVAHAASRSQAEDMRVEGAFPVTMLPGDGVGPELMHAVKEVFKAASVPVEFQEHHLSEVQNMASEEKLEQVLSSMKENKVAIIGKIHTPMEYKGELASYDMRLRRKLDLFANVVHVKSLPGYKTRHNNLDLVIIREQTEGEYSSLEHESARGVIECLKIVTRTKSQRIAKFAFDYATKKGRGKVTAVHKANIMKLGDGLFLQCCEEVAELYPKIKFETMIIDNCCMQLVQNPYQFDVLVMPNLYGNIIDNLAAGLVGGAGVVPGESYSAEYAVFETGARHPFAQAVGRNIANPTAMLLSASNMLRHLNLEYHSNMIADAVKKVIKVGKVRTRDMGGYSTTTDFIKSVIGHLHPHGG encoded by the exons ATGGCGGCTCTGAGTGGTGTCCGCTGGCTGACCCGA GCGCTGGTCGCTGCCCCGAACCCCGGGGCATGGAGGAGCCTGGGTACGTCGGCCGTGGCTCACGCCGCCTCGCGGAGCCAG GCTGAGGACATGAGGGTGGAGGGCGCCTTTCCCGTGACTATGTTGCCTGGAGACGGTGTGGGGCCTGAACTGATGCACGCTGTCAAGGAGGTGTTCAAG GCTGCCTCTGTCCCGGTGGAGTTCCAGGAGCATCACCTGAGCGAGGTGCAGAATATGGCATCTGAGGAGAAGCTGGAGCAGGTGTTGAGCTCTATGAAGGAGAACAAGGTGGCCATCATCG GAAAGATCCATACCCCGATGGAGTATAAGGGGGAGCTAGCCTCCTACGATATGCGGCTGAG GCGTAAGTTGGACTTGTTTGCCAACGTAGTCCATGTGAAATCACTTCCTGGGTACAAGACTCGACACAACAATCTAGATCTAGTGATCATTCGAGAGCAAACAGAAGGGGAATACAGCTCATTGGAACACGAG AGTGCGAGGGGTGTGATTGAATGCTTGAAGATTGTCACTCGAACCAAATCTCAGCGGATTGCAAAGTTTGCCTTTGACTATGCCACTAAGAAGGGGCGGGGCAAGGTCACGGCTGTCCACAAGGCCAACATCAT GAAACTTGGAGATGGGTTGTTCCTGCAGTGCTGTGAGGAAGTTGCTGAACTGTACCCCAAAATCAAGTTTGAGACAATGATCATAGACAACTGCTGCATGCAG CTGGTGCAGAATCCTTACCAGTTTGATGTGTTGGTGATGCCCAATCTCTATGGGAACATTATTGACAATCTGGCTGCTGGCTTGGTTGGGGGAGCTGGTGTGGTCCCTGGTGAGAGCTACAGTGCAGAATATGCCGTCTTTGAGACG GGCGCCCGACACCCATTTGCCCAGGCGGTGGGCAGGAACATAGCCAACCCCACAGCCATGCTTCTATCAGCTTCCAACATGCTGCGGCATCTCAA TCTTGAATATCACTCCAACATGATTGCAGATGCAGTGAAGAAGGTGATCAAAGTTGGCAAG GTGCGGACTCGAGACATGGGCGGCTACAGCACCACAACCGACTTCATCAAGTCTGTCATcggccacctgcacccccatgggGGCTAG